The DNA sequence CTGATGTGTTCGACAGTAGGTTGCGTCTTATCGCGCGCGCAGACCATAAAGAGGATTTCTTTTTTTACTTCATAAAAACCGATTGTGCGCAATAAAGCGCTGGAAACCGTTCCGGAACCATGCAGGATGGTCCCTCCGGTGATGCCGCATTTTTTCGCTTCTTCAAGCACGCGGCTGGCTTTGCCGATGTTGACGACGACAAAAATGACATCGTAGAATCTTTTGTTTTCAACTTGTTCGGTCAATTAGAGACCCTCCTTTATACTGTTGCGCTGATAAATGGCGCCCAACAATTGCAACGAAATGATCGGCATCATCGCCACCATCGCAATCATCCCGAAGCCTTCCAAGAGCACGTTGGCATCCGGCGTGATTTCCGCAACACCCTGAATGAATGCCAGAATGAAAGTCGCCGTCATCGGGCCTGAAGCCACGCCGCCCGCATCAAAGGCAATCCCGACGAACAGCTTCGGAACTTTATAGGAGAGGGCAAGGATGATCAGATAACCGGGGACGAGATAGTGCCACAGTTGCAACCATGGTACGAGCACGCGCACGACCGACAACAAGACGGCCAGGCCGACGCCTATGGATAGGAAGCCCAGCACGATACCGCGCTTTACATACCCTGTTGTAACATCTTCAATTTGATGCGTCAATACATATACCGCAGGTTCCGCCAAAATGACCAATACCCCCAGCACAAAACCGACGATCAGGACCGGAATGGAGCTGTCCATTCCGGCAATCAGCATGCCGAGTTTGCGGCCGACTTCCATGAAGCCGGCATTCACGCCAGTCAGGAAAAGGACCAAACCGACGAACAGATAAGCCATCCCCAAGAAAATACGGCGGAAAGCACGTTTGGAGAGTTTCTCATCAGCGAAGAAGACATGGTTGAGCACGAAAATGATCAGAATCGGTGAAACGGCCAACAGGATTTCGCCCGCTATTTTCGGCAGCTCGTACAGGAATGGCGCAAGCCAATTGGCGGCGACTGCTTCGTGTCCGGGTATCGATCCCGAGAGCGGTTCGTCGGAACGGACGAACAATCCCAAAATCAATACGGCCAGAATGGCGCCAGACGAGGCTATTCCAACCAGACCGAAGCTGTCTGCCTCTGCTGATTGCGTCTGTCGATTCAGGGATGCGACGCCGACCGCCAACGCCAGCATGAAAGGCACTGTCAAAGCGCCGGTCGTCGATCCCGAAGCATCAAAAGCGATGGCGAACAGGTCGTTGGTGCTGAAGTAAGCTAAGCCAAAGATGGCCAGGTAGAGGATAGTGAAGGCCTTATTCAGCGGGTAACGGTAAACAATCCGGAAAAGACCGATTGTCAGCATAACGGCGATGCCAACGGAAACGACGATCAAAAGCAGGTTTTTCGGATACATGCCGTTTGTGACCTCGGAAACCTGCGTCGCTAAAATATGCAGATCCGGCTCCGCTATCGAAATGAAGAAGCCGAGCACAAGCCCCATTCCGAGCACGTATTTCATACTGTTGCTGCGGGCCAAGCCTCGCCCTAGAAATTTCCCGATTGGCGTTATGCCGAGATCCACGCCGAAAAGAAAGATGGATAAGCCGATGATGATCAAAAACGCCCCGAACAGGAAACGCTGCAGATCAATGGTTTCGAGCGGAGTCAAGGTGAAATGGAGCAGCACAACAAGCGCTGTGATCGGCAGCACGGACTGCAGGACTTCCCTTAATTTTTCTGTAAATATACTCATAGATTCAGTCCCTTCGTAGTGATGTTGTAATGTTGAAGAGTAATATTCATATATTAAACATAACATGCTAATTAATTAATAGGAAGCAAAAAGCACCTATTTGAACCGTATCGGACAACATCCTTATGGTTTCAGGAAAATTACCCAGCTCCGATAATCGCTTCCGACGGTCACAAGAACCAACCGTTTTATTTTGACTGAAGCGCTCCAAAGCATTAGAATAGAGGAAACAATAGGGTTTCTTGAAGATAGAGGATGATAAATATGAACATAAAAAACAAAAGCCTGCTGAAGACTGCCGTTTTGGCGGGCACAGCGGCCTATCTGCATCTCCAAAACACCTGGATCCAGAAGACCGAGTACACCATTCCGGTAAAGAATCTGGCGCCTGAAAACGAAGGGCTGAAGATAGTCCAGCTTTCCGATATCCATTTGCCGAAAGAAAAAGTCGATCTGAACAAGCTGATTGACATGACCAAAGCAGCGGATCCGGACTTTATCTTTCTTACTGGTGATCAGATTCAAGGGGATGGTACTTTTGATCCTTCAGTCGCGGAAAAACTGTTCCGGAAACTGACGGCGATTGCACCGACCTATGCCATAACAGGTAATCATGACCGCCATTCTCCGATGTTCACTATCGTGTTGGATTTGTACAAGCAGACAGGCATCCGTTTTCTGGACGATGAAGCAATCAGCGTCCTTGCAAAGGGTCGCAAGCCTATCGTGATCATGGGACTGAGCGACAAAAGCTCGGCCATTCAGAAAATCGCGAAGGACTTTCTGAAAAAGATCAGGCTGAGAAAAGATTGGCAAGGCCAAACATGTCTTTTGTTGGCGCACCGACCTGAACATTTTCTGAAGTACCATATCGATCCGGAGAAATCAGCTGATATCACCTTTGCTGGCCATGCTCATGGCGGCCAGATCCGCATCCCGAGATTGGGTGGGCTGTATGCTCCTGGACAAGGGCGGATGCCACGGCATACCGAAGGCGTTTATCTGTTGCCCACGGATCCGGAAAAGAAACTGGTCGTCAGCCGGGGCATCGGTGGGTCATCATTCCCGTTCCGCATCAACAACCGACCGGAAATGGTCATTGTGACCTTAACGAACGGCTCCACTTCAGAATCTTTGGAAATATGACCGTTTGGATTGGTTCGGGGAGGAAAGGAAAGTGTTTTTCCTCCGTTTTGTTTTGTAAGCGCATTAATAATTTTTGTGTTTCTGAGGAAATTGCGTTACACTTAAGGTAATAAGTAGAAGGAGTGTGGGTTATCATGGTGAAGAGCTTAATGGACAGAATGCCTTTGAATGATGGTTTTACAATCCCCGGAATCGGATACGGAACTTGGAACGTGAGCAATGATGAAGCTGAAGAGATGGTCTTCATGGCCATCATGCGTGGGTATCGCCTGATTGATACAGGCAGCATGTACGGAAACGAAGTCGGCGTAGGCCGCGGTATCCATAAAGCCATCAACGCAGGCATTTCCAGAGATGATATTTTTGTCGTGACCAAACTCGGTAAAGACGACATGGGCTTCGAAAAAGCAACAGACGCTATCCGTGCAAGCTACGACCGGCTCGGACTAAAGTACATTGATCTGTTCCTGATCCACTTCCCGAGCTCTGATGAAGGTGTAACTGCAGCCACTTGGAAAGCCTTGGAGGAAGCCAAGGATTCCGGAATCGTCCGCAGCATCGGCGTCTCCAACTTCATGCGTGGGGATCTGAAAGAACTATTGGAGAACTCCCGCATCAAACCAGTCGTGAACCAATTGGAAATCAATCCATTCAACCTCATGGAGGAAGTGGATGACTTCGGCTACGACAATAACATTATGACGATGGCCTACAGCCCATTGGCTAAGGGAAGAGCTTTGGAAGACGGCAAAGTTATGAAAATAGCTGAAAAATATAATAAAACACCGGCACAGATCATACTGAGATGGGCCGTACAACGCGACCTCATTCCGATTCCGAAAACAAAGGATGCCGACCGAATGAAGGAAAATCTTGATCTGTTCGATTTTAGTTTGACGGATGAGGAATTAGAAAGAATCACCCGCATCAAGAAAGACAGCAACTTCGTGAAGGGGCACCAAGACCACAATCTCGGTAAGAGAATCGGGGTCGACATCCGTAACAGTAAGTGATGCCAATCAAATCAAAGCTGGGGGCTTCCGAGTCTCCAGCTTTTCTTATGGGGGAAAGGGGTTATGGTTGAAAAATATGCAGAGCAAGGGTGGAATAAATGAATTTTTATTATGATGAAGAAGCGATCCGCTGTCTGAAGGCCAAGGATCCAATTCTAGCGGACGTCATCGATCGGATCGGACCGATCGAGCGGCCGATCGATGCGGATCTTTTTTCCGCGCTCGTCAACAATATCGTCGGCCAGCAGATTTCAATGAAAGCTCAGGAAACCGTCTGGAAAAGGATGCTTGCCGTTTTTGGGGCGATAACACCGGATCGCATCTGCCGGGCGAGCATCGAAGAAATACAGCAGTGTGGCCTATCGACCCGTAAAGCAACCTATATCCGTGAGGCTGCCGAGAAAGTCATTTCCGGTGCCTGTGATCTGGAGGCGCTGAAGGATATGAGTGACGAAGCGGTCATCGCCGAGTTGTCGCAGCTGCGCGGCATCGGTAAATGGACAGCCGAGATGTTGCTGATCTTCTCGATGGGTCGTCAGGATGTACTGAGCTGGGATGACCTCGCTATCCATCGCGGCTTGCGGATGGTTTATCATCACCGCAAAATCACCAAGCAACTGTTCCAGAAATACAAACGGCGTTTTGCGCCATACGGTTCGGTCGCGAGTCTCTATCTGTGGGAAGTGTCCGTCGGCGTCCTACCGGATCTGAAGGACTACGCGCCGCTGTCGGAAGCCGAAAAGCGAAAACGCCTGAAGCAGCGCCAAGAGCTGAAAAGGGCGGAAAAGCAACTGCTATAAATATGAGGAGAGCATCCCAGCTGCATCGGGATGCTTTTTTCTTTTCTGATGCGGTTTGTGCCCTAAAAAGGTGGTATCGCTAAGCAATCCGACCCCGATTAGTGTAGAATAGGGATAGAATGTTCAAAAGAAAACAACGAGTGAGGGGATAAAACCATGATCAGATTAGGCATCATCGGAACAAGCAGCATTGCGCATGCATTCGCAACAGCGGCCAAAGCATCCGGACAATTCGAAATAAAAGCGGTCTACAGCCGCAACCAGTTCACCGCCCAAAGCTTTGGAGAAGGCTACGGTGCGGATATTTTCGTCACGGACTTGGAAAAATTCACTGCCTTGGAGGAAGTCGATGCCATCTACATCGCATCACCGAATAGCCTCCATTTCCAGCAAGCCATGTCGGCCATCGCCAATGGCAAGCATCTCATCGTCGAAAAGCCGATCTTCTCGAATACAAAAGAATGGGAAGCTGCCTTCTCGGCGGCCAAAGCCAATAATGTCTTCCTGTTTGAAGCCGCTCGCCATCTGCATGAGCCAAACTTCGCGCTGGTCAAGAATGAAATCGCCAAATTGGGCGAAATCGACGGCGCCAGCTTCACTTATGCCAAATATTCCTCCCGCTACGACCAGGTTTTGGCCGGCGAGGAACCGAACATCTTCTCACTGAATTTTTCCGGTGGGGCACTCTCCGATTTGGGCGTGTACTTGCTGTATGCTGCCATCGCATGGTTCGGTGTGCCAGAGGAAGTCGATTATGCCGCCAAGAAAATCCAGACGGGCGTTGACGGAGCCGGCACGATGCTGCTGAAATATCCGTATTTCACAGCCAGCCTGCACACGTCAAAAATTTACAATTCCTTCGCCGATTCAGAAATATACAGTGCCAAAAAAACACTGATTCTCGATGGGGTCAATTTGATCCAATCGGTGGAACTGGTGGACGGCGAGACCAACGAACGGTACCAATTGGCCGAAAAAGCATCCGGACATTTTATGGATGATGAGGTCCGTGCATTCGCGCGCGTCTTGAATGATCCGGAAAATCCTGATACTATAGAAGACTATGAACGTTGGACGCAGATCAGCCGAGACGTCAACCGGACAATGGAAGCTCTGCGTAAAAAAGCAGGCATCGTTTACCCAGCGGATTTAGATGAGGCATAGGTCGGACGGATGCTTCCGCGCGAGGTATGCACCGCAGCCTAAAAACAGGCTGCATTATAAGAAATGAGG is a window from the Trichococcus shcherbakoviae genome containing:
- a CDS encoding DUF1538 domain-containing protein; translation: MSIFTEKLREVLQSVLPITALVVLLHFTLTPLETIDLQRFLFGAFLIIIGLSIFLFGVDLGITPIGKFLGRGLARSNSMKYVLGMGLVLGFFISIAEPDLHILATQVSEVTNGMYPKNLLLIVVSVGIAVMLTIGLFRIVYRYPLNKAFTILYLAIFGLAYFSTNDLFAIAFDASGSTTGALTVPFMLALAVGVASLNRQTQSAEADSFGLVGIASSGAILAVLILGLFVRSDEPLSGSIPGHEAVAANWLAPFLYELPKIAGEILLAVSPILIIFVLNHVFFADEKLSKRAFRRIFLGMAYLFVGLVLFLTGVNAGFMEVGRKLGMLIAGMDSSIPVLIVGFVLGVLVILAEPAVYVLTHQIEDVTTGYVKRGIVLGFLSIGVGLAVLLSVVRVLVPWLQLWHYLVPGYLIILALSYKVPKLFVGIAFDAGGVASGPMTATFILAFIQGVAEITPDANVLLEGFGMIAMVAMMPIISLQLLGAIYQRNSIKEGL
- a CDS encoding metallophosphoesterase, producing the protein MNIKNKSLLKTAVLAGTAAYLHLQNTWIQKTEYTIPVKNLAPENEGLKIVQLSDIHLPKEKVDLNKLIDMTKAADPDFIFLTGDQIQGDGTFDPSVAEKLFRKLTAIAPTYAITGNHDRHSPMFTIVLDLYKQTGIRFLDDEAISVLAKGRKPIVIMGLSDKSSAIQKIAKDFLKKIRLRKDWQGQTCLLLAHRPEHFLKYHIDPEKSADITFAGHAHGGQIRIPRLGGLYAPGQGRMPRHTEGVYLLPTDPEKKLVVSRGIGGSSFPFRINNRPEMVIVTLTNGSTSESLEI
- a CDS encoding aldo/keto reductase — translated: MVKSLMDRMPLNDGFTIPGIGYGTWNVSNDEAEEMVFMAIMRGYRLIDTGSMYGNEVGVGRGIHKAINAGISRDDIFVVTKLGKDDMGFEKATDAIRASYDRLGLKYIDLFLIHFPSSDEGVTAATWKALEEAKDSGIVRSIGVSNFMRGDLKELLENSRIKPVVNQLEINPFNLMEEVDDFGYDNNIMTMAYSPLAKGRALEDGKVMKIAEKYNKTPAQIILRWAVQRDLIPIPKTKDADRMKENLDLFDFSLTDEELERITRIKKDSNFVKGHQDHNLGKRIGVDIRNSK
- a CDS encoding Gfo/Idh/MocA family oxidoreductase, whose translation is MIRLGIIGTSSIAHAFATAAKASGQFEIKAVYSRNQFTAQSFGEGYGADIFVTDLEKFTALEEVDAIYIASPNSLHFQQAMSAIANGKHLIVEKPIFSNTKEWEAAFSAAKANNVFLFEAARHLHEPNFALVKNEIAKLGEIDGASFTYAKYSSRYDQVLAGEEPNIFSLNFSGGALSDLGVYLLYAAIAWFGVPEEVDYAAKKIQTGVDGAGTMLLKYPYFTASLHTSKIYNSFADSEIYSAKKTLILDGVNLIQSVELVDGETNERYQLAEKASGHFMDDEVRAFARVLNDPENPDTIEDYERWTQISRDVNRTMEALRKKAGIVYPADLDEA